From Ignavibacteriota bacterium, the proteins below share one genomic window:
- a CDS encoding sugar kinase gives MSVLVVGSVALDSIETPFGSVKDAVGGSATYISAAASYFVSPIRLVGVVGGDFPREGMAFLEERKIDLEGLEVIPEGKTFRWGGRYHYDLNERDTLFTDLNVFEKFDPKIPERHRKIRTVCLGNIDPVLQRKVLEQMESPRIVVCDTMNFWINGKRDELVKTLKMINVVILNDSEARLLSREPNLIKAAKVIRGMGPGVVIIKKGEHGALLLTESMVFSAPAYPMENIFDPTGAGDSFAGGFIGWLARTEDMSEENLKRAVIYGSTLASFCVEKFSVSGLADLTWLRIQDRFREFRELSRFDED, from the coding sequence GTGAGCGTGCTCGTCGTCGGTTCCGTTGCCCTCGATTCGATCGAAACCCCGTTTGGGTCTGTCAAGGACGCCGTTGGCGGGTCAGCAACGTACATATCCGCCGCCGCAAGCTACTTCGTCAGCCCGATCCGCCTCGTGGGCGTTGTCGGGGGCGACTTCCCTCGTGAAGGCATGGCGTTCCTGGAGGAACGCAAGATCGACCTGGAAGGCCTGGAGGTGATCCCCGAAGGGAAGACCTTCCGCTGGGGAGGCAGGTACCACTACGACCTGAACGAGCGCGACACGCTCTTTACCGACCTGAACGTCTTCGAGAAATTCGATCCGAAGATCCCGGAGCGCCACCGGAAGATCCGCACGGTGTGCCTCGGGAACATCGATCCCGTCCTCCAGCGCAAAGTGCTCGAGCAGATGGAGAGCCCGCGTATCGTGGTATGCGATACGATGAACTTCTGGATCAACGGGAAGCGCGATGAACTCGTCAAGACCCTGAAGATGATCAACGTCGTGATCCTGAACGACTCCGAAGCGCGTCTGCTCTCACGTGAACCGAACCTGATCAAAGCCGCCAAGGTGATCCGGGGCATGGGGCCGGGCGTCGTCATCATCAAGAAGGGCGAGCACGGAGCATTGTTGCTGACGGAGTCGATGGTCTTCTCGGCTCCGGCATATCCCATGGAGAACATCTTCGATCCGACCGGTGCGGGCGACTCGTTCGCAGGAGGTTTCATCGGCTGGCTTGCGAGGACGGAAGACATGTCCGAAGAGAATCTGAAGCGCGCCGTGATCTACGGCAGCACACTGGCATCGTTCTGCGTCGAGAAGTTCAGCGTCTCCGGTCTCGCAGACCTGACCTGGCTCCGGATCCAGGACCGTTTTCGCGAGTTCCGCGAGCTCTCACGTTTTGATGAGGATTGA